The Pelodiscus sinensis isolate JC-2024 chromosome 6, ASM4963464v1, whole genome shotgun sequence genome has a segment encoding these proteins:
- the AP3S1 gene encoding AP-3 complex subunit sigma-1 isoform X3, translating into MRDANSRAPPRRVSGRALTGGAAASSPRPSEDTQQQIIRETFHLVSKRDENVCNFLEGGLLIGGSDNKLIYRHYATLYFVFCVDSSESELGILDLIQVFVETLDKCFENVCELDLIFHVDKVHNILAEMVMGGMVLETNMNEIVTQIDAQNKLEKSETFIFQSPRQDR; encoded by the exons ATGCGTGACGCGAACAGCCGCGCACCCCCGAGACGTGTCAGCGGTCGCGCTCTGACAGGCGgggcggcagccagctccccgagGCCG AGTGAAGATACACAGCAACAAATTATCAGGGAAACTTTCCATTTGGTATCTAAACGTGATGAAAATGTTTGTAATTTCCTAGAGGGAGGCTT ACTAATAGGTGGATCTGACAACAAATTAATCTACCGACACTATGCCACATTGTACTTTGTCTTCTGTGTGGATTCTTCAGAAAGCGAACTTGGCATTTTAGACCTAATACAG GTATTCGTGGAAACACTAGacaaatgttttgaaaatgtctgtgaactggatTTAATTTTCCATGTAGACAAG GTACATAATATTCTGGCTGAAATGGTCATGGGTGGAATGGTTTTGGAGACCAACATGAATGAAATTGTCACTCAAATTGATGCACAAAATAAACTGGAGAAATCTGAG ACCTTTATCTTTCAGTCTCCCAGACAGGACAGGTAG
- the AP3S1 gene encoding AP-3 complex subunit sigma-1 isoform X4, with product MIKAILIFNNHGKPRLSKFYQRYSEDTQQQIIRETFHLVSKRDENVCNFLEGGLLIGGSDNKLIYRHYATLYFVFCVDSSESELGILDLIQVFVETLDKCFENVCELDLIFHVDKVHNILAEMVMGGMVLETNMNEIVTQIDAQNKLEKSETFIFQSPRQDR from the exons ATGATCAAGGCGATTCTCATCTTCAACAACCACGGCAAACCCCGGCTCTCCAAGTTCTACCAGCGCTAT AGTGAAGATACACAGCAACAAATTATCAGGGAAACTTTCCATTTGGTATCTAAACGTGATGAAAATGTTTGTAATTTCCTAGAGGGAGGCTT ACTAATAGGTGGATCTGACAACAAATTAATCTACCGACACTATGCCACATTGTACTTTGTCTTCTGTGTGGATTCTTCAGAAAGCGAACTTGGCATTTTAGACCTAATACAG GTATTCGTGGAAACACTAGacaaatgttttgaaaatgtctgtgaactggatTTAATTTTCCATGTAGACAAG GTACATAATATTCTGGCTGAAATGGTCATGGGTGGAATGGTTTTGGAGACCAACATGAATGAAATTGTCACTCAAATTGATGCACAAAATAAACTGGAGAAATCTGAG ACCTTTATCTTTCAGTCTCCCAGACAGGACAGGTAG